Proteins found in one Tumebacillus sp. BK434 genomic segment:
- a CDS encoding histidinol-phosphatase HisJ family protein, producing the protein MLVDYHTHHVRCGHAVGELKDYVQAAIAKGVKELGLSDHQPILHLPPEKIVPGSAMPVAELPHYVQEALALQAQYAGQIDVKVGLEADWIEGYEERVRALLAAYPFDYVIGSVHFLGDWDITNSAELAGWDTRDAGAVCTEYFRQVRLAAQSGLFDTLGHLDVIKRFGHVPVALYEHLLEETVLLVRDAGVCVEVNASGLRYPCAEQFPSRRLLEMMKSHDIPLTVGSDAHQPNYVAAGLGTVYDLLREVGYTHIHGFTARTRYEIAIE; encoded by the coding sequence ATGCTGGTCGATTATCATACCCATCACGTCCGCTGCGGGCATGCGGTGGGCGAGCTGAAAGACTATGTGCAGGCGGCGATCGCGAAGGGTGTCAAGGAGCTGGGGCTGAGCGATCACCAGCCGATTCTGCACCTGCCGCCGGAGAAGATCGTTCCGGGCTCGGCGATGCCAGTAGCGGAACTGCCGCACTATGTACAAGAAGCGTTGGCGCTGCAGGCCCAATACGCCGGGCAGATCGACGTCAAAGTCGGACTGGAAGCCGACTGGATCGAAGGATACGAGGAGCGGGTGCGAGCGCTTCTCGCCGCCTACCCGTTCGACTATGTGATCGGCTCGGTGCATTTCCTCGGCGATTGGGACATCACGAACAGCGCCGAACTGGCCGGCTGGGACACGCGTGATGCCGGAGCAGTCTGCACCGAATACTTCCGGCAGGTGCGGCTGGCTGCACAGAGCGGGCTGTTCGACACGCTGGGGCATCTCGATGTGATCAAGCGCTTCGGCCACGTCCCGGTCGCACTGTATGAGCATTTATTAGAAGAGACCGTCCTGCTCGTGCGCGATGCGGGCGTCTGCGTGGAAGTCAACGCGTCCGGCTTGCGCTACCCTTGTGCGGAGCAGTTTCCGAGCCGCCGTCTGCTGGAGATGATGAAAAGCCACGACATCCCGCTCACCGTCGGCTCCGATGCGCACCAGCCGAACTATGTCGCAGCAGGGCTTGGCACCGTGTACGACCTGCTGCGCGAAGTCGGCTACACGCACATCCACGGGTTCACCGCCCGTACGCGGTATGAGATCGCGATCGAGTAA
- the hisIE gene encoding bifunctional phosphoribosyl-AMP cyclohydrolase/phosphoribosyl-ATP diphosphatase HisIE codes for MSAAWIDDLKYDEATGLIPCIVQDVQSREVLMLAYMNRESIAKTVATGQTWFWSRSRQELWHKGATSGHVQQVVRLCYDCDRDTLLCEVQQHGPACHTGSYSCFFATALGVAAAERSAGHRYAILDELLATIADREAERPEGAYTTYLFEKGREKILKKIGEESAEVVIAAMKGDRTELTAEAGDLIYHLFVLLQEQKLSFDDVLKLLEARHAQQDIQNK; via the coding sequence ATGAGTGCGGCGTGGATCGACGATTTGAAATATGACGAAGCGACCGGGCTGATCCCCTGCATCGTGCAGGACGTGCAGAGCCGGGAAGTGCTGATGCTCGCCTACATGAACCGCGAGTCGATCGCAAAGACGGTCGCGACGGGGCAGACCTGGTTCTGGTCGCGCTCGCGGCAGGAGCTGTGGCACAAAGGGGCGACGTCCGGACATGTGCAGCAGGTCGTGCGCTTGTGCTATGACTGCGACCGCGACACGCTGCTCTGTGAAGTGCAGCAGCACGGTCCGGCCTGCCACACCGGCTCCTACAGCTGCTTCTTCGCAACCGCGCTGGGCGTTGCTGCCGCCGAACGCAGTGCAGGACACCGCTATGCGATCCTCGACGAACTGCTCGCCACCATCGCCGACCGCGAGGCCGAGCGCCCAGAGGGAGCGTACACCACCTACCTGTTCGAAAAAGGGCGAGAGAAGATCTTGAAAAAAATCGGCGAAGAGTCCGCCGAAGTGGTCATCGCCGCCATGAAAGGCGACCGCACCGAGCTGACCGCCGAAGCGGGCGACCTGATCTACCACCTGTTCGTGCTGTTGCAGGAACAAAAGCTGTCTTTCGATGACGTGCTGAAACTGCTGGAAGCAAGGCATGCGCAACAGGACATCCAGAACAAATGA
- a CDS encoding MFS transporter, whose product MLAFLKGNPRYFCYWMATWLSEFGDWMRNMALLYIVMDLSGNSPFSVSAILFAEFAPIFLIGFFVGVFADRWDRKRTMLGAIGFRVLIMLLFVVAILSESLWMIYIGAFLSTVGSLFYKSPAPAFVMQFVPREDLKTAMSLRQITNSTMMLIGPATGTVVYMTWGGAWALVMTALLMLGSLLLIYVVKVPPSATPATEDSKKGKLRGVMREMRDGFVYSWKNLAVRPLLFTQIFIGLGSGLINVVEIFIITEFLGLPKEMLSLLVTVQGGSMLVGALLVQRMKSAPERLLVYGLLLMGVGLAGMVAYPALWVTMAAILVFSLGNSMLTIGLGTTLQTYVAFEYQGRTGTTVMTLFNGFMVIAMLTAGPLQALFSIVPVVLASGIIVVIGGAVCYYMYRVAHKAGMQPVPPPSQHAQA is encoded by the coding sequence ATGCTGGCATTTCTGAAAGGCAACCCGAGATATTTTTGCTACTGGATGGCGACGTGGCTGTCCGAATTTGGCGATTGGATGCGCAACATGGCCCTGCTCTACATCGTGATGGATCTGTCGGGCAATTCGCCGTTTTCCGTGTCGGCGATTCTGTTTGCGGAGTTCGCGCCGATTTTCCTGATCGGCTTCTTCGTCGGCGTGTTCGCCGACCGGTGGGACCGCAAGCGGACGATGCTCGGTGCGATCGGCTTTCGCGTGCTGATCATGCTGCTGTTCGTGGTCGCGATCTTGAGCGAGTCGCTGTGGATGATCTACATCGGCGCGTTTCTTTCCACCGTCGGCAGCTTGTTCTACAAAAGTCCGGCGCCCGCATTCGTCATGCAGTTCGTGCCCCGCGAAGACCTGAAGACGGCGATGAGTCTGCGCCAGATCACCAACTCGACGATGATGCTGATCGGCCCGGCCACCGGGACGGTCGTGTACATGACGTGGGGCGGCGCCTGGGCGCTGGTCATGACCGCACTGTTGATGCTCGGCTCGCTCCTCTTGATCTACGTGGTGAAAGTTCCGCCGAGCGCCACTCCGGCGACCGAGGATTCGAAAAAAGGCAAGCTGCGCGGCGTGATGCGCGAAATGCGCGACGGATTCGTCTATTCATGGAAAAATCTCGCCGTGCGCCCGCTCTTGTTCACGCAGATCTTCATCGGCCTCGGCTCCGGCCTGATCAACGTGGTGGAGATCTTTATCATCACCGAGTTCCTCGGGCTGCCCAAAGAAATGCTCTCCTTGCTCGTCACCGTGCAAGGCGGCTCCATGCTGGTCGGGGCGCTGCTCGTGCAGCGGATGAAATCGGCGCCGGAGCGGCTGCTCGTCTACGGCCTGCTCCTGATGGGCGTCGGGCTGGCCGGGATGGTCGCGTATCCGGCGCTCTGGGTGACGATGGCGGCAATTCTCGTCTTCTCACTCGGCAACTCGATGCTGACGATCGGCCTCGGGACGACCTTGCAGACCTATGTGGCGTTCGAGTACCAGGGCCGCACCGGGACGACGGTGATGACGTTGTTCAACGGCTTCATGGTGATCGCGATGCTGACGGCAGGTCCGCTGCAAGCGCTCTTCTCGATCGTGCCGGTGGTGCTGGCATCCGGCATTATCGTGGTGATCGGCGGAGCGGTCTGCTACTACATGTACCGCGTCGCGCACAAAGCGGGGATGCAGCCGGTGCCGCCTCCCTCACAGCACGCACAGGCCTAG
- a CDS encoding winged helix-turn-helix domain-containing protein: MNHDSVYEVTSLEQMKALSNKLRVQILNQFDEEPRTSKQLADLLGLPASKVHYHVRELHRTGLLVLVETREKGGVIEKYYLPVAKQIRVALQESDAFDNEERTIRYEMGRAFVDEYLTAYQRSIQLVEQLREAGKPTEGIGPVTSMGLLYLTDEQQQEVRQELKDLLHTWEQRYSQQEKTDQTRAWRAFLSLFPELL; the protein is encoded by the coding sequence ATGAACCACGACTCCGTCTACGAAGTGACCTCATTGGAACAGATGAAGGCACTGTCGAACAAACTGCGCGTGCAGATCCTCAATCAGTTTGACGAGGAGCCTCGCACCTCGAAGCAGCTGGCCGATCTGCTCGGACTGCCCGCCTCGAAAGTGCACTACCACGTGCGGGAGCTGCATCGTACCGGCCTGCTCGTGCTCGTCGAGACGCGGGAAAAGGGCGGCGTCATCGAAAAATATTATCTGCCCGTGGCCAAGCAGATCCGCGTCGCCCTGCAGGAGTCGGACGCGTTCGACAACGAGGAGCGCACGATCCGCTACGAGATGGGCCGCGCGTTTGTCGACGAGTATCTGACCGCCTATCAGCGGTCGATCCAACTGGTCGAGCAGCTCCGCGAAGCAGGCAAGCCGACCGAAGGGATCGGGCCGGTGACCTCGATGGGCTTGCTCTACCTGACCGACGAGCAACAGCAGGAAGTCCGGCAAGAGCTCAAAGACCTGTTGCACACCTGGGAACAGCGCTACAGCCAGCAGGAGAAGACAGACCAGACCCGCGCCTGGCGGGCCTTCCTTTCGCTGTTTCCCGAATTGTTGTAA
- the hisA gene encoding 1-(5-phosphoribosyl)-5-[(5-phosphoribosylamino)methylideneamino]imidazole-4-carboxamide isomerase, which translates to MSEFMLYPAIDLRGGQAVRLYKGDYEQMTVYDDDPAAVAGRFRAAGAQFLHVVDLDGAKEGSPKNHPVIAEIVSAFGRPVQVGGGIRTGETLEALFSLGVVRAILGTAAVNQPDFVRAALQEYGERIMIGIDAKDGRVAVNGWLETSDVTAVELGRELKAAGASRVIFTDIARDGTLTGPNLPAIVEMAEQTGLGVIASGGIKETNDLLELAKYRGRGVIGSIIGKALYNGNIELTEAIREVDASC; encoded by the coding sequence ATGAGCGAATTTATGTTATACCCGGCGATCGACCTGCGCGGCGGCCAGGCGGTGCGCCTCTACAAAGGGGATTATGAGCAGATGACCGTCTATGATGACGATCCGGCGGCGGTGGCCGGCCGTTTCCGTGCGGCGGGCGCGCAGTTCCTGCACGTCGTCGATCTGGACGGGGCCAAGGAAGGGTCACCCAAGAACCACCCGGTGATTGCGGAGATCGTCAGCGCATTTGGCCGGCCGGTGCAGGTCGGCGGCGGCATCCGCACGGGCGAGACGCTGGAAGCTCTGTTTTCGCTCGGCGTGGTGCGGGCGATCCTCGGCACGGCGGCGGTGAACCAGCCCGATTTTGTCCGGGCGGCGCTGCAGGAGTACGGGGAGCGGATCATGATCGGCATCGACGCGAAGGACGGGCGGGTCGCCGTGAACGGCTGGCTGGAGACGTCCGATGTGACGGCGGTGGAGCTCGGGCGCGAGCTGAAGGCAGCGGGAGCCTCGCGCGTGATCTTCACCGACATCGCCCGCGACGGCACGCTGACCGGACCGAACCTCCCGGCGATCGTCGAGATGGCGGAACAGACCGGTCTTGGCGTGATCGCATCGGGCGGGATCAAAGAGACGAACGACCTGCTGGAGCTGGCGAAATACCGGGGTCGCGGCGTGATCGGCTCGATCATCGGCAAAGCGCTCTACAACGGCAACATTGAGCTGACCGAAGCGATTCGCGAGGTGGACGCCTCATGCTGA
- the hisB gene encoding imidazoleglycerol-phosphate dehydratase HisB, with translation MAERVATIKRDTTETQIQLSLHLDGAGDRELEIPVPFLRHMLDLFAKHGGFDLNVAARGDTDIDDHHTVEDIGIALGLAFREAIGDKQGIRRYGNRFAPMDEALAQVTLDISGRSFLVFHAAFPKEYVGTFNTELVEEFFRAFAGNAGVTLHINVPYGTNTHHMIEAIFKAFGGALAEAVSLDPKLKGIPSTKGVL, from the coding sequence ATGGCAGAACGTGTTGCAACGATCAAACGAGACACGACCGAAACGCAGATTCAACTCTCGCTGCACCTCGACGGGGCGGGCGACCGCGAGCTGGAGATCCCGGTGCCGTTTCTGCGGCATATGCTCGACCTGTTCGCGAAGCATGGCGGCTTTGACCTGAACGTCGCCGCCCGCGGCGACACCGACATCGACGACCACCACACCGTCGAGGACATCGGGATCGCGCTGGGACTGGCGTTTCGCGAGGCGATCGGCGACAAACAGGGCATTCGCCGCTACGGCAACCGCTTCGCGCCGATGGATGAAGCGTTGGCGCAAGTGACGCTCGACATCTCCGGCCGCTCCTTCCTCGTCTTTCACGCCGCATTCCCGAAAGAGTATGTCGGCACGTTCAACACCGAGCTGGTCGAAGAGTTCTTCCGCGCCTTTGCGGGCAATGCGGGCGTGACCTTGCACATCAACGTGCCCTACGGTACGAACACGCATCACATGATCGAAGCGATCTTCAAAGCGTTTGGCGGCGCGCTGGCGGAAGCGGTGTCGCTCGACCCGAAGCTGAAGGGGATTCCTTCGACCAAGGGGGTGCTGTAG
- a CDS encoding STAS domain-containing protein, protein MAWRRKFIEYLTQQTDRIAEEFLSNLNKRAGYTHPVADLVERAATLERCTLLVRMLIRGMTEDVSSEIENWAQTNGTQRAKANMSIDAFLESFTIFRKTARRYFTAYFKTHVATLDYEEFDSMEERFFDLLDQFQERFSYHYISYKDVVIQSQQHLIGELAVPVIPVTDDTCILPLIGAIDTHRAKQIMEGALARITELRAKYMVLDVSGVMVIDTMVAHHLFDIVKALRLMGTNSIITGIQPEVAQTIVQLGVSMIGKVETMASLRQALRRIEEHRRQEEAAGRTAW, encoded by the coding sequence ATGGCATGGCGACGGAAATTTATCGAGTATTTGACACAGCAGACGGATCGGATCGCGGAAGAGTTTTTGTCCAATCTGAACAAGCGGGCGGGGTATACACATCCGGTGGCAGATCTGGTGGAGCGGGCCGCAACGCTGGAGCGCTGCACGTTATTGGTGAGAATGCTGATTCGCGGCATGACGGAAGACGTGAGCTCTGAGATCGAAAACTGGGCGCAGACGAACGGAACGCAGCGCGCCAAGGCGAACATGTCGATCGACGCGTTTTTGGAGAGCTTTACCATCTTCCGCAAAACGGCGCGGCGCTATTTTACGGCCTATTTCAAAACGCACGTTGCCACGCTCGACTACGAAGAATTTGACAGCATGGAAGAGCGCTTTTTCGACCTGCTCGATCAGTTTCAAGAGCGGTTTTCCTATCACTACATCTCGTATAAAGACGTCGTGATCCAGTCCCAGCAGCATCTGATCGGCGAACTGGCCGTGCCGGTGATCCCGGTCACCGACGACACCTGCATCCTGCCGCTGATCGGCGCGATCGACACGCACCGCGCCAAGCAGATCATGGAAGGCGCCTTGGCGCGCATCACCGAGCTGCGCGCCAAGTACATGGTGCTCGACGTCTCCGGCGTGATGGTGATCGACACGATGGTGGCGCATCACCTGTTCGACATCGTCAAAGCGTTGCGCCTGATGGGAACGAATTCGATCATCACCGGCATCCAGCCGGAAGTGGCGCAGACGATCGTCCAGCTCGGTGTGTCGATGATCGGCAAGGTGGAGACGATGGCCAGCCTTCGTCAAGCCCTGCGCCGGATAGAAGAGCACAGAAGACAGGAAGAAGCGGCCGGCCGGACGGCTTGGTAA
- a CDS encoding SAV0927 family protein, whose protein sequence is MISHESYEESRSRFVTLVTENSQYDLVINYSSHFLGKALILHIQTNLFGIFDIHDIRDCATFAAKLGILHLEDAEHVSDYLEDVMPMIYTPTQY, encoded by the coding sequence ATGATCAGCCATGAAAGTTACGAAGAATCCAGATCCCGATTTGTTACCTTGGTCACCGAGAACTCACAATATGATCTGGTGATCAACTACTCGTCGCATTTTCTTGGCAAAGCGCTCATTTTGCATATTCAGACCAATCTGTTCGGCATTTTTGACATTCATGACATTCGCGACTGCGCAACATTCGCTGCCAAGCTTGGCATCTTGCATCTCGAAGACGCGGAGCATGTGAGTGACTACCTCGAAGATGTGATGCCGATGATCTATACCCCCACTCAATACTGA
- the hisH gene encoding imidazole glycerol phosphate synthase subunit HisH: MIAVIDYGMGNLRSVEKALATLGAEVVVSGDPELVKRAAGVVLPGVGAFGDAMDHLQQLGLDAAIRDVAAAGTPLLGICLGMQLLFSSSEEHGLHQGLNLIPGQVKQFQGDFKIPHIGWNDLTLHRESLLLQGVENGDYVYWVHSLFVEPADRSVVLATTGYYGEVPGIVGRGNVWGIQFHPEKSSRVGLQLLSNFVKLVREGATA; this comes from the coding sequence ATGATCGCGGTGATCGACTACGGGATGGGCAACTTGCGCTCGGTGGAAAAAGCATTGGCAACGCTTGGCGCGGAGGTTGTCGTCAGCGGAGACCCGGAGCTGGTCAAACGGGCGGCCGGCGTCGTGCTGCCGGGCGTGGGGGCGTTCGGCGACGCGATGGACCATCTGCAACAACTGGGTCTGGACGCGGCGATTCGGGATGTGGCGGCGGCCGGAACGCCGCTGTTGGGCATCTGTCTCGGCATGCAGCTGCTGTTTTCGAGCAGCGAGGAACACGGGCTGCACCAGGGGCTGAATCTGATCCCCGGGCAGGTGAAGCAGTTTCAAGGCGATTTCAAGATTCCGCACATCGGGTGGAATGATCTGACCTTGCACAGGGAAAGTCTGCTGCTCCAAGGGGTGGAGAACGGCGACTACGTGTATTGGGTGCACTCGCTGTTCGTGGAGCCTGCCGACCGCAGCGTCGTGCTGGCCACGACCGGCTACTACGGAGAAGTGCCCGGCATCGTCGGCCGGGGCAACGTCTGGGGCATCCAGTTCCACCCGGAAAAATCGAGCCGGGTCGGGCTGCAGCTCTTGAGCAATTTTGTCAAACTGGTGCGTGAAGGAGCAACAGCATGA
- a CDS encoding Ger(x)C family spore germination protein has protein sequence MKKRRLHLISLLLLLPFLSGCWDVKDINHRALPAAMAIDRADTGDYIVWLKIPKIGGSRNSYIIARGHHASISKAIDLISSNLDRTVDLLHVKLIFLSERLAKNNTKEVIDYALRTREIGNKTKIAVVRGDMSTFFESSHKSVAGSTSTSYDNFFSKTSGWTPDVVRSALWQVYRGSRSDTEDSLLPIVKRGESTMLFLVGSCLMKNEKLVAEYTPQESLIYNVYKGEFRNGIVQTLDHGAVRLLSADVENDTSRKGKQPVLHVKFKVKVTTLESKAGVTDAMLIRDLKMIFKKRFAKLIEISQQAHADVLGIGQHFRHHYSNEELNTWKDELFSQMETHIDVEVTIRNRGLLRN, from the coding sequence ATGAAAAAACGCAGACTTCACTTGATTTCCCTGCTGCTCTTGTTGCCCTTTCTGTCGGGCTGCTGGGATGTGAAGGACATCAACCATCGGGCTTTGCCTGCCGCCATGGCGATCGATCGTGCGGACACGGGAGATTATATCGTTTGGTTAAAAATACCCAAAATTGGCGGCAGCAGAAACTCATACATCATTGCGCGAGGTCATCATGCGTCGATTTCGAAAGCGATCGACTTGATTTCCAGCAATCTGGACCGGACTGTCGACCTGCTGCACGTAAAACTAATCTTTCTCTCCGAAAGATTGGCGAAGAATAATACAAAAGAAGTGATCGATTATGCATTGCGAACTCGTGAAATTGGGAATAAAACCAAAATCGCAGTCGTGCGCGGCGATATGAGCACTTTTTTTGAATCGTCGCATAAAAGCGTAGCCGGAAGCACTTCCACATCCTATGATAATTTCTTTAGCAAAACGTCAGGCTGGACGCCGGACGTCGTGCGTAGCGCACTGTGGCAAGTGTACCGCGGAAGCCGTTCGGATACGGAAGACAGCCTGTTGCCAATTGTCAAGCGTGGCGAATCCACAATGCTCTTTCTCGTCGGTTCCTGTCTCATGAAAAACGAAAAGCTCGTGGCCGAATATACCCCGCAGGAGTCGCTGATCTACAACGTGTATAAAGGCGAGTTTCGCAACGGTATCGTCCAGACACTCGACCACGGAGCCGTACGACTACTGTCTGCAGACGTAGAAAATGATACCTCCCGAAAAGGGAAGCAGCCGGTGCTGCATGTCAAATTCAAGGTGAAGGTGACCACCTTGGAATCCAAAGCGGGCGTCACCGACGCCATGTTGATTCGCGACCTCAAAATGATTTTTAAGAAACGGTTCGCGAAGCTGATCGAAATCTCGCAACAAGCTCATGCTGACGTTTTAGGCATCGGTCAGCACTTTCGCCACCATTACTCAAATGAGGAACTGAATACATGGAAGGACGAACTGTTTAGCCAAATGGAAACGCACATCGACGTCGAGGTGACCATTCGCAACCGTGGCCTGTTGCGGAATTAA
- the hisF gene encoding imidazole glycerol phosphate synthase subunit HisF, which yields MLTKRIIPCFDIKNGRVVKNVSFLTNERDAGDPVELAKIYEEQGADELVLLDITATNEGRATMLDIVRRTADGVFIPFTVGGGVSTVEDIRELLKAGADKVGINTAAVKNPQFVTEAAKRFGAQCIVVSIDGRWDPDKQDWEVMIHAGKKATGLSAILWAKEMERRGAGEILLTSFDQDGQKSGFDLEFTRRVSEAVRIPVIASGGAGELAHFYEVFTDGKADAALAASIFHFQELTVEDVKDYLKEREVSVR from the coding sequence ATGCTGACCAAACGCATCATCCCTTGTTTTGACATCAAAAACGGGCGGGTCGTGAAAAACGTCTCCTTCCTGACCAACGAGCGCGACGCCGGCGACCCGGTGGAGCTGGCCAAGATCTATGAGGAGCAGGGCGCCGATGAGCTGGTGCTGCTCGACATCACGGCGACGAACGAAGGCCGCGCCACGATGCTCGACATCGTGCGCCGCACCGCCGATGGGGTGTTCATCCCGTTCACCGTCGGCGGCGGGGTCTCGACTGTGGAGGACATTCGCGAACTGCTCAAGGCAGGCGCGGACAAAGTCGGCATCAACACCGCCGCCGTGAAGAATCCGCAATTCGTGACCGAAGCGGCGAAAAGGTTTGGCGCGCAGTGCATCGTCGTCTCCATCGACGGCAGATGGGACCCGGACAAGCAGGACTGGGAAGTGATGATCCACGCCGGGAAAAAGGCGACCGGGCTGTCGGCGATCCTTTGGGCGAAAGAGATGGAACGGCGCGGGGCGGGGGAGATCCTGCTGACCTCGTTCGATCAGGACGGGCAGAAAAGCGGCTTTGACCTCGAATTCACCCGCCGCGTGTCGGAAGCGGTGCGCATCCCGGTGATCGCCTCGGGCGGGGCGGGCGAACTGGCCCACTTTTATGAAGTGTTCACCGACGGCAAAGCGGATGCGGCGCTGGCCGCGTCAATTTTCCACTTCCAGGAGCTGACGGTGGAAGATGTGAAGGACTATCTGAAAGAGCGGGAGGTAAGCGTGAGATGA
- a CDS encoding GNAT family N-acetyltransferase, with amino-acid sequence MTIETRTQMTTADIEALTALAALVKAQDGLALKLNMDMLKNRSGEVTNDFLYYQDGKLIGFLGMYGFNTREIEINGMVHPDYRRQGVFTKLYAAAKSECTARGIASMLFIVEEEAAAGLAFAKQIGAAYEFTEYGMDLKDEGKAPTGGEVELVRASTAADAAFIGQLMATGFGLPAEDMKQNIARDFNNPNKQVYIGRIDGQPIAAISVGVGERDTAFFYGFVVEPEFRGKGYGRYILWTLVKQMQAEGRTRLALEVATENKSALGLYQSVGFKLMTAFGYYRLGL; translated from the coding sequence ATGACCATCGAAACACGCACACAGATGACCACAGCAGATATCGAAGCGCTCACCGCCCTCGCCGCGCTCGTCAAAGCGCAGGACGGCCTGGCGCTGAAACTGAACATGGATATGCTGAAAAACCGCAGCGGTGAGGTGACGAACGACTTCTTGTACTATCAGGACGGGAAGCTGATCGGATTCCTCGGCATGTACGGCTTCAACACGCGGGAGATCGAGATCAATGGCATGGTGCATCCCGATTACAGACGCCAAGGCGTTTTCACCAAGCTCTATGCAGCGGCAAAAAGCGAATGCACAGCGCGGGGGATCGCCTCGATGCTGTTCATCGTCGAAGAGGAGGCGGCGGCCGGGCTGGCGTTTGCCAAGCAGATCGGAGCAGCGTATGAGTTCACCGAATACGGGATGGACCTGAAGGACGAAGGCAAAGCTCCGACGGGCGGCGAAGTGGAGCTCGTCCGCGCGTCGACAGCAGCGGATGCTGCCTTCATCGGGCAACTGATGGCGACCGGCTTCGGGCTCCCGGCGGAAGACATGAAGCAAAACATCGCCCGCGATTTTAACAACCCGAACAAGCAAGTCTACATCGGTCGCATCGACGGCCAGCCGATCGCCGCCATCTCGGTCGGAGTCGGCGAAAGGGACACCGCGTTTTTCTACGGCTTCGTCGTCGAGCCGGAATTCCGGGGCAAAGGCTACGGCCGCTACATCCTCTGGACGCTGGTCAAGCAGATGCAAGCGGAAGGCCGTACCCGTCTCGCGCTGGAAGTGGCGACGGAGAACAAAAGCGCGCTCGGCCTGTACCAGTCGGTCGGCTTCAAGCTGATGACAGCGTTTGGGTATTACCGGTTGGGATTGTAG